One genomic window of Mucilaginibacter sp. SJ includes the following:
- a CDS encoding sugar kinase: protein MSNIENTKGSILSFGELLLRMCPDGEGQWLKSNKLPFFMGGAELNVANALALWEQPIKYFTALPDNALSEQIISYLESKNIDTSAIHHSGNRIGLYYLTRGKDVKNNAIVYDRAGSAFADLNPGMVNWDAVLEGVSWFHFSAICPALSQQAANVCEEVLQAASRKHITISVDLNYRPKLWQYGKKPTEIMPKLVQYADIIMGNVWAEETMLGIPVTPDIHESGQQSIYLKEGLYSSERIMEAYPRCRAVANTFRFDAGKGVEYYTSLYTGNRFYHSPTYTTETVVDKVGSGDCFMAGLIYGFFNKQDPQQLLDFATAAAFEKLFIEGDATTKTVDEIYNAMKQ, encoded by the coding sequence ATGAGCAATATCGAAAATACAAAGGGAAGCATTCTGTCATTTGGCGAACTGTTATTACGAATGTGCCCCGATGGTGAAGGGCAATGGTTAAAAAGTAACAAGCTGCCATTTTTTATGGGTGGTGCCGAGCTTAATGTAGCCAATGCTTTAGCCCTTTGGGAACAGCCAATAAAATACTTTACCGCTTTGCCTGATAATGCCTTATCCGAACAGATTATCAGCTACCTGGAAAGCAAAAACATCGATACATCAGCAATACATCATAGTGGTAACAGAATAGGGCTTTATTACCTTACCCGCGGTAAAGATGTAAAGAACAATGCCATTGTATATGACCGTGCCGGTTCGGCCTTTGCCGATCTCAACCCGGGCATGGTTAACTGGGATGCTGTTCTGGAAGGGGTGAGCTGGTTTCATTTCAGCGCAATATGCCCGGCGTTAAGCCAGCAGGCTGCCAATGTTTGCGAAGAGGTTTTACAGGCGGCAAGCAGGAAACATATCACCATCTCTGTCGATCTTAATTATCGCCCCAAGTTATGGCAGTACGGTAAAAAGCCAACGGAGATTATGCCAAAGCTGGTGCAATATGCCGATATCATTATGGGCAATGTTTGGGCCGAAGAAACCATGCTTGGTATTCCTGTTACACCTGATATCCACGAATCGGGTCAACAAAGCATTTATCTCAAAGAAGGGCTCTACTCGTCCGAAAGGATTATGGAGGCTTATCCGCGTTGCCGGGCAGTTGCTAATACCTTCCGTTTTGATGCCGGGAAAGGTGTTGAATATTATACTTCGCTTTATACAGGTAACCGCTTTTATCATTCGCCAACCTATACTACCGAAACTGTGGTTGATAAAGTAGGCAGCGGCGATTGCTTTATGGCAGGGCTTATCTACGGCTTTTTTAACAAGCAGGATCCGCAGCAATTGCTGGACTTTGCAACGGCAGCCGCATTCGAAAAGCTCTTTATTGAAGGCGATGCCACCACCAAAACAGTTGATGAAATTTATAACGCAATGAAACAATGA
- the uxaC gene encoding glucuronate isomerase: MKNFLDQDFLLQTKTAQRLYHEFASHQPIIDYHCHLPPDQIADDINFQNITQIWLYGDHYKWRAMRANGVNEAYITGTKTDEEKFMQWAATVPYTLRNPLYHWTHLELQRYFGINELLSPASAQKIYAQCNEQLQSPEFSIRNILKSKNVEVVGTTDDPLDNLSHHQKLKQDGYSVKILPAYRPDKAMNADDIAGLNKYIDQLEAVANVSISNIDEYLTALKARHDYFAENGCKLSDHGLEQIYSEDYTDAEIATIFTKIRNSEVLLPLEILKFKSAMLYYFAIWDHEKGWVQQFHLGALRNNNARALTNLGPDTGWDSIGDFAQGRALSKFLNRLDTTNQLAKTIIYNLNPADNELFATMVGNYNDGSVAGKMQFGSAWWFLDQKDGMIKQLNALSNMGLLSRLVGMLTDSRSFMSFPRHEYFRRLLCNLLGEDIENGELPNDIEWTGKIVSDICYFNAKNYFNF, from the coding sequence ATGAAGAATTTTTTAGACCAGGATTTTTTACTTCAAACCAAAACGGCGCAGCGCTTATATCATGAATTCGCCAGCCATCAGCCTATTATTGATTACCATTGCCACCTGCCGCCAGATCAGATAGCCGATGATATCAATTTTCAAAACATTACGCAGATCTGGCTTTATGGCGATCATTACAAATGGCGCGCTATGCGGGCAAATGGTGTTAATGAGGCGTATATCACCGGCACTAAAACCGACGAGGAAAAGTTTATGCAATGGGCCGCTACGGTTCCTTACACCTTGAGAAACCCGCTATACCATTGGACACACCTCGAATTGCAGCGATATTTTGGCATCAATGAGTTGCTTTCACCAGCATCGGCACAAAAAATATATGCCCAGTGCAATGAGCAACTACAATCGCCGGAGTTTAGCATCCGTAATATCCTTAAAAGTAAAAATGTGGAAGTTGTTGGCACTACCGACGATCCGCTGGATAACCTTAGTCATCATCAGAAACTTAAGCAGGATGGATATAGCGTGAAGATCTTGCCGGCCTATCGCCCCGATAAAGCTATGAACGCTGATGACATTGCCGGGCTCAACAAATACATTGATCAGTTGGAAGCGGTGGCAAATGTATCCATATCTAACATTGATGAATACCTTACTGCTTTAAAAGCGAGGCATGATTACTTCGCCGAAAACGGCTGCAAATTATCCGATCACGGACTGGAGCAGATTTATTCCGAAGATTACACTGACGCAGAGATAGCTACCATCTTTACTAAAATAAGGAACAGCGAAGTGTTGTTGCCATTGGAAATCCTGAAATTTAAATCGGCCATGTTGTATTACTTTGCCATTTGGGACCATGAAAAAGGCTGGGTACAACAATTCCACCTTGGTGCATTGCGTAATAACAATGCGCGTGCTTTAACCAATTTAGGTCCTGATACCGGCTGGGATTCTATCGGCGATTTTGCACAGGGTAGGGCGCTATCCAAATTCCTGAACAGGCTGGATACCACTAACCAGTTAGCTAAAACCATTATTTATAACCTTAACCCTGCCGATAATGAGCTGTTTGCTACCATGGTGGGCAATTATAACGATGGTTCGGTAGCCGGTAAAATGCAATTTGGATCAGCCTGGTGGTTTTTGGATCAAAAAGATGGCATGATCAAACAATTAAACGCTTTATCAAACATGGGCCTGCTGAGTCGCTTGGTTGGAATGCTTACCGATTCAAGGAGCTTTATGTCGTTCCCGAGGCATGAGTATTTCCGCAGGTTGCTTTGTAACTTGTTGGGCGAAGATATTGAAAACGGCGAATTACCAAATGATATTGAATGGACCGGCAAGATCGTGAGCGATATTTGCTATTTTAACGCCAAAAACTATTTCAATTTTTAA
- a CDS encoding sodium/sugar symporter — MNLKTLSNGDYAVFFIYFIIVAGYGWWVYKRKHNADATSKDYFLAEGSLTWWAIGASLIASNISAEQFIGTSGSAFKMGLAISTYEWMAAITLIIVAIFFIPVYLKNKIFTMPQFLHQRYNGTVAMIMAIFWLLLYIVVNLMSILYLGALAVSGISGLDIHLCIWLLAIFSAVITLGGMKVIGYTDVIQVAVLILGGLMASYLALTLLSEKENTTGLLNGFKILHSEATDHFHMIFKKDNPNYMDLPGLSVLIGGMWITNLNYWGCNQYITQRALGANLKTARGGILFAAFLKLLMPVIVVLPGIAAYLLYQKGMFHQEMASSSGVLDPNKAYPSLLNLLPSGLKGLSFAALTAAIVASLAGKANSIATIFTLDIYKKAINPEATDKKLVNLGKISVLVALLLGILLSELIGKALMGEGKQGFQYIQEYTGFVSPGIFAMFILGFFWKKATSNAALFATIGGFIFSCFFKLCPRFIDLSFLSPYGFSKLALQDDKVTQLYEIPFLDRMGFVFILCVIGMYIISKIDQARGVTTNGLEIDGSMFKTSRAFTAGALIVTGIVVALYSIFW, encoded by the coding sequence ATGAACCTCAAAACCCTTTCGAATGGCGATTATGCTGTTTTCTTTATCTACTTTATAATTGTTGCCGGCTACGGCTGGTGGGTGTATAAGCGCAAACACAACGCCGATGCCACCTCAAAAGACTATTTTTTGGCCGAAGGCTCTTTAACCTGGTGGGCTATCGGAGCATCGCTCATTGCCTCAAATATCTCTGCCGAACAATTTATAGGTACAAGTGGGTCTGCGTTTAAAATGGGCTTAGCCATATCTACTTACGAGTGGATGGCCGCTATTACCCTTATCATTGTGGCGATTTTCTTTATCCCGGTATATCTTAAAAATAAGATTTTTACCATGCCGCAGTTCCTGCACCAGCGGTATAACGGAACGGTGGCCATGATTATGGCCATCTTTTGGTTGTTACTGTACATCGTGGTTAATTTAATGTCAATCCTTTACCTTGGTGCATTAGCTGTCAGCGGTATTTCAGGTCTTGATATTCACCTGTGTATCTGGCTGCTGGCCATATTCTCGGCGGTTATTACACTGGGCGGTATGAAGGTTATCGGCTATACCGACGTTATCCAGGTGGCGGTATTGATATTGGGTGGTTTAATGGCATCTTACCTTGCACTTACTTTGTTAAGCGAAAAAGAAAATACAACAGGCTTACTCAATGGTTTCAAGATCCTGCATAGCGAAGCTACGGATCACTTCCATATGATCTTCAAAAAGGATAATCCAAATTATATGGATCTTCCCGGCTTATCTGTTCTGATAGGCGGCATGTGGATCACTAACCTTAACTATTGGGGCTGTAACCAGTATATTACCCAAAGGGCTTTGGGCGCAAACCTTAAAACTGCTCGAGGTGGTATCCTGTTTGCAGCTTTCCTTAAGTTGCTGATGCCTGTTATTGTGGTGCTGCCTGGTATTGCGGCTTACCTTTTATATCAAAAAGGGATGTTCCACCAGGAAATGGCGAGTTCATCTGGAGTTTTGGATCCTAACAAAGCGTATCCATCACTGTTAAACTTATTGCCAAGCGGCTTAAAAGGCCTTTCATTCGCTGCGTTAACGGCTGCTATTGTAGCGTCGTTAGCGGGTAAAGCAAACAGTATCGCTACCATCTTTACGTTGGATATTTACAAAAAAGCAATCAATCCTGAAGCTACCGATAAAAAACTGGTTAACCTGGGTAAAATCTCGGTACTCGTTGCCTTGTTATTAGGTATCTTGTTATCTGAGCTTATTGGTAAGGCATTAATGGGCGAAGGTAAACAGGGCTTCCAATACATCCAGGAATATACCGGCTTCGTATCGCCGGGGATCTTTGCTATGTTTATCCTCGGTTTCTTCTGGAAAAAAGCAACTTCAAATGCGGCTTTATTTGCAACCATTGGCGGTTTCATATTCTCATGTTTCTTTAAACTTTGCCCAAGGTTTATTGACCTGAGTTTCCTGTCGCCGTATGGCTTCTCAAAATTAGCCTTACAGGATGATAAGGTAACCCAGCTTTACGAGATCCCTTTCCTTGACCGTATGGGTTTTGTATTTATTCTCTGCGTTATTGGTATGTACATTATTTCAAAGATTGACCAGGCCAGGGGCGTTACAACAAACGGCCTTGAAATAGATGGATCGATGTTTAAAACATCACGAGCGTTCACTGCAGGTGCATTAATTGTAACCGGTATTGTAGTTGCATTATATTCAATTTTCTGGTAG
- the xylA gene encoding xylose isomerase, producing the protein MIVTGEKEFFKEIGRIKFEGLESDNPLAFRWYDADRVVAGKTMKDHLRFAGAYWHSFCGNGADPFGGATHVFPWDEKADAVERAKDKMDAAFEFLTKMNLPYYCFHDVDVVDYGNDVAENDRRLQALVDYAKQKQAASGVKLLWGTANLFSHKRYMNGASTNPDFHVLAHAGAQVKAAMDATIALGGENYVFWGGREGYMSLLNTNMKREQEHLAQFLHASKDYARKQGFKGTFFIEPKPCEPTKHQYDYDAATVLGFLQKYDLINDFKLNLEVNHATLAGHTFQHELQVAADSGLLGSIDANRGDSQNGWDTDQFPNDINEVTECMLIILEAGGFQGGGINFDAKIRRNSTDPADLFYAHIGGMDLFARALVTADNILQKSEYKKLRTERYASFDAGTGKDFEEGKVSLEDLRNYAIANGEPKVTSGKQEYIENLINRYI; encoded by the coding sequence ATGATAGTAACAGGCGAAAAAGAATTTTTCAAAGAAATAGGCCGGATAAAATTTGAAGGCCTTGAATCAGATAACCCGCTGGCGTTTCGCTGGTATGATGCGGATAGGGTAGTGGCCGGCAAGACCATGAAAGATCATTTGCGTTTTGCAGGTGCCTACTGGCATTCGTTCTGCGGTAACGGTGCCGATCCGTTTGGCGGCGCTACACACGTTTTCCCGTGGGATGAAAAAGCTGACGCTGTTGAGCGAGCTAAAGACAAAATGGATGCAGCGTTTGAGTTCTTGACCAAAATGAACCTGCCATATTACTGTTTCCACGATGTTGACGTAGTTGACTACGGTAATGACGTTGCCGAAAATGATCGCCGTTTACAGGCTTTGGTTGATTATGCTAAACAAAAACAGGCTGCCAGTGGCGTAAAATTGCTTTGGGGCACAGCAAATTTGTTTAGCCACAAACGTTACATGAACGGTGCATCAACCAATCCCGATTTTCATGTTTTGGCACATGCCGGTGCGCAGGTAAAAGCAGCTATGGACGCAACTATCGCTTTAGGCGGTGAAAACTACGTTTTCTGGGGTGGCCGTGAAGGTTATATGAGTCTGCTGAACACCAATATGAAACGCGAGCAGGAGCATTTAGCTCAGTTTTTACACGCTTCTAAAGATTATGCCCGTAAGCAAGGCTTTAAAGGCACTTTCTTTATTGAGCCAAAACCATGTGAGCCAACCAAGCACCAATATGATTATGACGCGGCAACCGTACTGGGCTTCTTGCAGAAATATGATCTGATCAATGATTTTAAACTTAACCTTGAAGTTAACCATGCTACGCTTGCCGGTCATACTTTCCAGCATGAGCTTCAGGTGGCTGCCGATTCAGGTTTATTAGGTTCGATAGATGCTAACCGTGGTGATTCACAGAATGGCTGGGATACAGATCAGTTCCCGAACGATATCAATGAAGTAACCGAATGCATGCTGATTATTCTTGAGGCAGGCGGCTTCCAGGGTGGTGGTATTAACTTTGATGCCAAGATCCGCCGTAACTCAACCGATCCGGCTGATTTGTTCTATGCTCACATTGGTGGTATGGACCTTTTCGCAAGGGCTTTGGTTACTGCTGATAATATTTTGCAAAAATCGGAGTATAAAAAATTACGTACCGAAAGGTATGCCTCATTTGATGCAGGCACCGGGAAAGATTTTGAAGAGGGTAAGGTTTCTTTGGAAGATTTGCGTAACTATGCGATAGCTAACGGCGAACCTAAAGTGACAAGTGGTAAACAAGAATACATCGAAAATTTGATAAATCGATATATATAG
- a CDS encoding xylulokinase: protein MLLLGIDIGTSSVKVSVVDTATQKTIASAQYPDQESPIKALHPGWAEQSPSMWWEQAQKALERCHTKGGYNSKDIAAIGIAYQMHGLVLVDKNQNVLRNSIIWCDSRAVEIGDKAFATIGEEHCLSHLLNSPGNFTASKLAWVKENEPEIYSKIDKIMLPGDYIAMKLTGDITTSVSALSEGVFFDFKTNSISKEIINYFGFDESLFPVINPVFSSHGTLQASVAEKLNLKADIPITYKSGDQPNNALSLNVLNPGEVAATAGTSGVIYGVDDQLVFDQQSRINTFAHVNYTDEQKRLGVLLCINGTGSLYRWVKNTFGTGYSYNQMNAEAEKAPLGSEDLQVLPFGNGAERMLNNKQVGAHFQNIDLNLHTPAHIFRAVQEGIASSFRYGFDIMRGNGMNPTVIRAGKSNLFLSDLFTQTFVNATGVPVELYNNDGSVGAALGAGIGAGIFKSPSEAFSNIKAIKLVEPTTDAFEPVYQEWKALLNAKLKA from the coding sequence ATGCTGTTATTAGGGATCGATATAGGTACTTCGTCGGTAAAAGTAAGTGTTGTTGACACCGCAACGCAAAAAACAATCGCTTCGGCACAATACCCAGACCAGGAGTCGCCAATTAAAGCATTGCATCCCGGCTGGGCCGAACAATCTCCCTCAATGTGGTGGGAGCAGGCACAAAAAGCATTGGAGCGCTGTCATACTAAGGGAGGTTACAACTCAAAAGATATAGCTGCCATTGGTATCGCTTACCAAATGCACGGCCTGGTATTGGTTGATAAAAATCAAAACGTACTTCGTAATAGTATTATATGGTGCGATAGCCGCGCTGTTGAAATTGGCGATAAAGCTTTTGCCACCATTGGCGAAGAGCATTGCTTATCGCACCTGCTCAATTCGCCGGGTAACTTTACGGCCTCAAAACTGGCCTGGGTAAAGGAAAATGAACCGGAGATCTACAGTAAAATAGATAAGATCATGCTGCCTGGTGATTATATCGCCATGAAACTTACCGGCGACATCACCACATCGGTATCTGCATTATCTGAAGGTGTATTTTTCGACTTCAAAACCAATAGCATCTCCAAAGAGATCATCAATTATTTCGGTTTCGATGAAAGCCTGTTCCCGGTTATCAATCCTGTATTTTCTTCGCACGGAACCTTGCAAGCATCCGTTGCCGAAAAACTGAATTTGAAGGCCGACATTCCGATTACCTATAAATCCGGCGACCAGCCCAACAATGCCCTCTCATTAAATGTACTTAACCCTGGCGAGGTAGCTGCCACCGCGGGTACCTCGGGCGTGATATATGGTGTGGATGATCAGTTGGTTTTTGATCAGCAATCACGCATCAATACCTTTGCGCACGTTAATTATACCGATGAGCAAAAGAGGCTTGGTGTGCTGCTTTGTATTAACGGAACCGGCAGTTTGTATCGCTGGGTAAAAAACACTTTCGGCACCGGCTATAGCTATAACCAAATGAATGCCGAAGCTGAAAAAGCACCTTTGGGCAGCGAGGACTTGCAGGTATTGCCGTTTGGCAACGGTGCCGAGCGCATGCTAAATAACAAACAGGTTGGTGCGCATTTTCAAAATATCGACCTTAACCTGCATACACCGGCACATATTTTCAGGGCTGTACAGGAGGGGATAGCCTCATCATTCCGTTATGGTTTTGATATTATGCGCGGCAACGGCATGAACCCAACTGTGATCCGTGCCGGCAAAAGCAATCTGTTCCTGAGTGATCTGTTTACCCAAACCTTTGTAAATGCTACGGGCGTGCCTGTTGAGCTTTACAATAATGACGGCAGCGTAGGCGCGGCCTTAGGCGCAGGTATAGGTGCCGGAATTTTCAAATCACCATCCGAAGCGTTCAGCAATATCAAAGCTATCAAATTGGTTGAACCAACTACAGATGCGTTTGAACCGGTTTACCAAGAGTGGAAAGCCCTTTTAAATGCTAAGCTAAAAGCTTAA
- a CDS encoding LacI family DNA-binding transcriptional regulator: MKKVKRTTIYDIAAKLGITASSVSRALNNSSQVNEKTRELIIKTADELNYKRNTLASNLRKGHSKTIGVVVPRINQNFFSNVIAGIEETTYQKGYNLIICQSGEVHDKEIQCVNTLINQHVDCIVISVSADSYDYQHLQNVLDHGIQLIQFDRVAEELETLKVINDNEQASFEAVSHLIENGYKRIALLEGPQNLNIFRQRKNGYLRALETHRVKVSDELVVENAWTKELGAEATRKLLNLPHPPDAIFASTSDFSALGVLEVANVMNIKVPSELGICGYSNEAFTEITSPSITTIDQFSVYMGKTIGNLFFQEIASIEVSVKPKIISIKPELIIRGSTARKG; encoded by the coding sequence ATGAAGAAAGTTAAACGCACCACCATTTATGACATTGCCGCTAAGCTCGGCATAACCGCGTCTTCCGTATCAAGAGCGCTGAATAACAGCAGCCAGGTGAACGAAAAAACCAGGGAGCTGATCATCAAAACCGCCGATGAGCTCAATTATAAACGCAACACCCTTGCCTCCAACCTGCGCAAAGGGCATTCAAAAACTATTGGCGTAGTGGTGCCGCGGATAAACCAGAATTTTTTCAGTAACGTGATAGCCGGCATTGAGGAAACAACCTATCAAAAAGGATATAACCTTATCATATGCCAGTCGGGCGAAGTGCATGATAAAGAGATCCAGTGTGTAAATACGCTCATTAACCAGCATGTGGATTGTATTGTGATCTCGGTATCGGCCGATAGCTATGATTACCAGCACCTGCAAAATGTGCTTGACCATGGTATTCAGCTGATCCAGTTTGACCGTGTTGCCGAAGAGCTGGAAACGCTTAAAGTGATCAACGATAATGAACAGGCTTCATTTGAAGCGGTATCGCACCTGATAGAAAACGGATATAAACGTATTGCCTTACTTGAGGGCCCACAAAATCTCAATATTTTTCGCCAGCGTAAAAATGGATATCTACGGGCATTAGAAACACATAGAGTGAAAGTTAGTGATGAACTGGTGGTTGAAAATGCATGGACAAAAGAACTTGGTGCCGAAGCTACCCGTAAACTGCTTAACCTCCCCCACCCGCCGGATGCTATATTTGCCTCTACATCTGACTTTTCGGCTTTAGGTGTCTTGGAGGTAGCTAATGTCATGAATATCAAGGTACCTTCAGAATTGGGTATTTGCGGTTACTCTAATGAAGCTTTTACGGAGATTACCAGCCCATCGATAACTACTATAGATCAGTTTAGTGTTTATATGGGCAAAACCATTGGCAACCTATTTTTCCAGGAGATTGCCAGCATCGAGGTTTCGGTTAAACCCAAGATCATCAGTATTAAGCCTGAATTGATTATAAGAGGATCAACAGCGAGGAAGGGATAA
- a CDS encoding cytochrome ubiquinol oxidase subunit I — MDDFLAARSQMALSLGFHIIYSCIGMVMPVFMAISHYKWIKTQDPVYKNITVAWSKGVAIFFATGAVSGTMLSFELGLLWPGFMKHAGPIFGMPFSLEGVAFFIEAIALGLFLYGWNKLNNWVHWTAGVIVGVSGVASGILVVSANSWMNSPSGFDFINGQYVNIDPVKAMFNKAWFSESLHMIIAAFSATGFAVAGIHALMIYRKKNIAFHTKAFKIAIIFGAAAAILQPFSGDLSAKNAAKHQPAKLAAMEAYFHTQEYAPLVIGGIPDTAAKKVNYGLEVPGLLSFLVHDNFKTQVNGLDKIPVKNQPPVAVTHYAFQIMVGIGVLMMLIGIIYFYELWKKKDLLSKPWFLKTFIWATPLGFIALEAGWTVTEVGRQPWIIQGVMRTSEAVTPMPGIQYSFYLFSFIYFTLSVAVIFLLKRQIQMVPELYDRKTAQP, encoded by the coding sequence ATGGATGATTTTTTAGCTGCCAGATCTCAAATGGCCTTATCCTTAGGTTTTCATATCATATACTCCTGTATAGGTATGGTAATGCCGGTTTTCATGGCGATATCACATTATAAATGGATCAAAACCCAGGACCCGGTTTATAAAAACATCACTGTAGCCTGGAGTAAGGGCGTGGCTATATTTTTTGCTACCGGCGCCGTATCCGGTACCATGCTCTCTTTTGAGCTCGGATTGCTTTGGCCCGGCTTCATGAAACACGCCGGGCCGATCTTCGGTATGCCGTTCTCGTTAGAGGGCGTCGCCTTTTTCATCGAAGCGATAGCACTTGGCTTATTCCTTTATGGCTGGAACAAACTAAATAACTGGGTACATTGGACAGCCGGGGTTATTGTTGGGGTAAGCGGCGTTGCATCGGGTATCCTGGTGGTATCAGCCAATTCCTGGATGAATAGTCCGTCCGGGTTCGATTTTATAAATGGACAATATGTTAATATCGATCCGGTAAAAGCCATGTTTAACAAGGCCTGGTTTTCCGAGTCGTTGCATATGATCATAGCCGCCTTTTCGGCAACAGGTTTCGCGGTAGCAGGCATCCATGCGCTTATGATCTACCGTAAAAAGAATATCGCTTTCCATACTAAGGCATTTAAAATTGCCATTATCTTCGGTGCGGCCGCTGCCATATTACAACCTTTCAGCGGCGACTTATCAGCCAAAAATGCGGCTAAACACCAACCTGCAAAACTGGCCGCAATGGAAGCTTATTTTCACACCCAGGAATACGCACCGCTGGTTATCGGCGGCATTCCCGACACAGCGGCTAAAAAAGTAAATTACGGCTTAGAAGTTCCCGGTTTATTAAGCTTTTTGGTGCACGACAATTTTAAAACACAGGTAAACGGATTGGATAAGATCCCTGTTAAAAACCAGCCGCCGGTAGCTGTGACCCATTACGCATTCCAGATCATGGTAGGCATAGGCGTTTTGATGATGCTGATCGGGATCATCTATTTTTATGAACTCTGGAAAAAGAAAGACCTGCTTTCCAAACCATGGTTTCTGAAAACTTTTATTTGGGCAACACCACTTGGTTTTATAGCCCTTGAAGCCGGTTGGACGGTTACCGAAGTTGGTCGACAGCCATGGATTATACAGGGCGTTATGCGCACCAGCGAAGCAGTTACACCAATGCCGGGTATTCAGTATTCTTTTTACCTGTTCAGCTTTATTTATTTTACGCTGAGTGTGGCTGTTATATTTTTATTAAAAAGGCAAATCCAGATGGTGCCTGAATTGTATGACCGTAAAACCGCCCAGCCATGA
- a CDS encoding cytochrome d ubiquinol oxidase subunit II: MMLYIVILFLFAAITLYFLLGGADFGAGIIELFTSTDNKHRTRKIMYQAIGPIWEANHMWLIITVVVLFVGFPVIYSEMCIYLHIPLLVMLLGVIARGTAFSFRNYDAIKDEKTQAFYTHIFVYSSFVTPLFLGIIAGSALSGQIDPKATDFVHAYIFSWFNWFSVSVGFFTVSLCGFLAAIYIVGETEDVDEIKRYIRKAKIMNIAAVICGALVFLASHFEHVRLANWIFGNPVSLVAVIAATISLAVLYLIISHRRNRQWIRVLAAFQVCMILISVGFSRFPRFVIFKDGSSMSLLTEHANSNSIDDLGIGLLVGSLFILPALGYLYYAFKKKN, translated from the coding sequence ATGATGCTATATATTGTAATCCTTTTTCTTTTTGCGGCTATCACCCTCTACTTTTTATTAGGCGGAGCCGACTTCGGTGCTGGCATTATCGAGCTTTTTACATCAACTGACAATAAACACCGCACCCGCAAGATCATGTACCAGGCTATCGGCCCAATTTGGGAAGCCAATCATATGTGGCTTATCATTACCGTGGTGGTGCTATTTGTGGGCTTCCCGGTTATTTACAGCGAAATGTGCATCTATCTGCACATTCCGCTGTTGGTAATGCTGCTTGGTGTAATTGCCCGAGGTACAGCATTTTCGTTCCGTAATTATGATGCCATTAAAGATGAAAAAACACAGGCATTTTATACCCATATATTCGTTTATTCAAGTTTTGTTACGCCATTGTTTTTAGGCATCATTGCAGGCAGCGCCCTATCCGGGCAAATCGATCCTAAAGCCACTGATTTTGTACATGCTTACATCTTTAGCTGGTTCAATTGGTTTTCGGTATCTGTTGGCTTTTTTACCGTGTCGTTGTGCGGCTTCCTTGCAGCTATTTATATAGTTGGCGAGACTGAAGACGTTGACGAAATTAAGCGTTATATCCGCAAGGCGAAGATCATGAACATTGCCGCCGTAATATGCGGCGCACTTGTATTTTTGGCTTCTCATTTTGAGCATGTCCGCCTGGCAAACTGGATTTTTGGCAACCCTGTAAGTTTAGTTGCAGTGATAGCTGCAACCATTTCATTGGCAGTACTTTATTTAATTATATCACATCGCCGCAACCGGCAATGGATCAGGGTACTGGCGGCTTTCCAGGTGTGTATGATATTGATATCAGTTGGGTTTTCGCGCTTCCCGAGGTTTGTTATTTTTAAAGACGGCAGTTCTATGTCCTTGCTTACCGAACATGCCAATAGCAATAGTATTGATGACTTAGGGATCGGTTTATTGGTGGGTAGTTTGTTTATACTACCGGCGCTGGGGTATTTGTATTACGCGTTTAAAAAGAAAAATTAA